One window from the genome of Pyxicephalus adspersus chromosome 6, UCB_Pads_2.0, whole genome shotgun sequence encodes:
- the LOC140332758 gene encoding uncharacterized protein, which yields MSWKKRKNKSKKGSDSDDYQQFSFVCHCQRKSFVQKTDMAPEDGKSEQLNYYSNSCTTLNETHKQNCGGNQDVEHNSTKTLSNSSDNPENFVKVILEDDSKVSLSERHDPHCHSQEQEDTEGGGKFTAKVTSKGIHLNVEINKVLAPNSTTHVVITKGNCLKKSRSYHDRQHQQSQHHADHIWDFVSDYGRNSNSSSSEEQTCDKPVIKLEIIGEGIEVSYKSVRQSVMVHIESDKVKKETEDVFGSGFTQTTDYRSTIGSYSSYPVSDFSVNERKEFCPNYRRPECCVDVPPPAEFADEEGVFPNMNAEDEALLFKDFLLEPYSSVSSSCSELENEPRQIKDEVFKRETVAKMGENHRLQYLRNWKQNSKNQVKPNKTSCSQQQFVSNRELKLNPSKCCHWRMCSCPQEFKVMRRRTLPEMYYDPFINFNRIRYPFFETEKFSALRVPHSAVSERKMHISKDELGQSILSSSFEECVDGYKDQIDYKQIPIDHSKSSFVQGKITTSQTDISDEVENSDRHSLYSLQQVEVENKQVDEDDLEDLILNADEHIELTESGFDEDMLDSDNLLDVHDMSDLQNKSFLIQVIPPSRSSSRDYLLRTDSNSRIPVESLPQSDLPPKDFNQGNGPDAELASKKRRGSVITVMTGDLDQRVLIQGDNDTISRTPKEPLKEFRYSMVHRDSILTPVSDSSGLTKANFAQYYYLQKQQVHFIETFAIVM from the exons ATGagttggaaaaaaaggaaaaacaagagcAAAAAAGGGTCAGACAGTGATGACT ATCAacaattttcatttgtttgccaTTGCCAAAGAAAGTCATTTGTTCAGAAAACAGATATGGCACCTGAAGATGGAAAATCAGAACAATTAAATTATTACTCAAACTCATGTACTACACTAAATGAAACACATAAGCAAAATTGTGGTGGCAATCAAGATGTTGAGCACAACAGTACTAAAACACTTTCAAATTCATCGGATAACCCAGAGAACTTTGTTAAAGTGATCTTGGAGGACGATTCTAAAGTATCACTAAGTGAGAGACATGATCCACACTGTCACTCTCAGGAACAAGAAGACACCGAAGGTGGTGGTAAATTTACAGCAAAAGTGACTTCAAAAGGCATTCATTTGAATGTGGAAATTAACAAAGTACTAGCGCCAAATAGCACAACCCATGTGGTGATAACCAAGGGAAATTGTCTTAAGAAAAGTAGGAGTTACCACGATAGGCAACACCAACAGAGCCAACACCATGCTGATCACATATGGGATTTTGTATCTGATTATGGAAGGAATAGCAATAGTTCATCATCAGAAGAACAGACATGTGACAAGCCcgtaataaaattagaaataattggtGAAGGAATTGAAGTCAGTTATAAATCTGTCAGACAGAGTGTTATGGTTCACATAGAATcagataaagtaaaaaaggaaactgaagaTGTATTTGGAAGTGGCTTTACTCAAACCACAGATTACCGGTCCACCATCGGATCATATAGTTCATACCCAGTATCAGATTTCAgtgtaaatgaaagaaaagagtttTGCCCTAATTACAGACGTCCTGAATGTTGTGTTGATGTTCCACCGCCTGCAGAGTTTGCTGATGAAGAAGGAGTATTCCCAAATATGAATGCAGAAGATGAGGCcttactttttaaagattttttattagaACCATATTCTTCAGTATCGTCATCCTGTTCTGAATTGGAAAATGAGCCAAGGCAAATTAAGGATGAAGTATTCAAAAGAGAAACTGTAGCTAAGATGGGTGAAAATCACCGTTTGCAATACTTGAGAAACTGGAAGCAAAACTCAAAGAACCAGGTTAAGCCAAATAAAACCAGCTGCAGCCAACAGCAATTCGTCTCTAACCGAGAGCTAAAATTAAATCCATCCAAGTGTTGTCATTGGAGAATGTGTAGTTGTCCTCAGGAATTCAAAGTAATGAGACGGAGAACACTTCCAGAAATGTACTATGATCCATTCATAAATTTCAATCGTATAAGATATCCTttttttgaaacagaaaaattttCAGCTTTGAGAGTGCCACACTCAGCAGTGAGTGAAAGGAAAATGCATATCAGTAAAGATGAGCTTGGTCAATCCATATTGTCTTCATCATTTGAAGAATGTGTTGATGGTTATAAAGATCAGATAGATTATAAACAAATCCCAATCGACCATAGTAAGTCCAGTTTTGTACAAGGAAAAATTACCACCAGCCAAACAGATATATCAGATGAGGTTGAGAACTCAGACAGGCATTCCTTGTATTCGCTTCAGCAGGTAGAAGTTGAAAACAAACAAGTGGATGAGGATGATCTAGAGGATCTAATTTTAAATGCTGATGAACACATAGAGCTCACTGAAAGTGGCTTTGATGAAGATATGTTAGATAGCGACAATCTTTTGGATGTTCATGATATGTctgatttacaaaacaaaagttttttaattCAGGTTATTCCACCATCCCGAAGTTCTTCAAGGGACTACCTTCTAAGAACAGACAGTAATAGTCGTATACCTGTTGAATCTCTTCCCCAATCAGATCTACCACCAAAAGATTTCAATCAGGGTAATGGCCCAGATGCAGAACTGGCAAGCAAAAAGAGAAGAGGATCTGTTATAACAGTTATGACTGGAGATTTGGATCAACGAGTGCTAATTCAAGGTGACAATGATACAATATCTAGGACTCCAAAAGAACCACTAAAAGAGTTTAGGTATTCAATGGTTCATAGGGACTCAATATTGACTCCTGTATCAGAT AGTTCAGGCTTAACAAAAGCCAACTTTGCACAATATTATTATCTCCAGAAACAGCAGGTTCACTTCATTGAGACCTTTGCTATTGTAATGTAA